The Silene latifolia isolate original U9 population chromosome X, ASM4854445v1, whole genome shotgun sequence genome contains the following window.
catattgagaTGTAAACTACAAACTTTGATGTAAGAAATGCTAGACATGATTATagaaatgatataaactaaatgGTGAATCATAGAATGTAATAATAAACTATGTGATTAAAATACTAATGATaaaactatgtgataactaaaatagaaatgtaacCTAAATAAACTAGAATTTAGAATTACCGAAATAGAAATGGAACTTGAACTAGGAACTTGCAAGGAAGAACAAttgagaaccaaatgcttgaataaataagaaccaaatgtttaacaataaccaaatgcttaacaatattaaaactaGGATGAAAACTATAAGAGAATTTTGTGTGCTAAAGAATACAAGAAATATGAGAATGAATGATGAAAACTGGATGCTAATTAGTTCGGACCTAGCTCTCTATTTATAGGGAGCTAGGAATTGAAACGTATGCGCATAGAGCaaggtaaccccgatcggggtcgtggttttCTAGCTCGTTCTCCTCAATTCCTCTTGTTAATGCTTATGGAATCCAATGCTTAGCGATAAATGCCTTATTAAGCGTCCGATAATGATCTTTAATCTTGTCAATTACAATTTTGAATCCATCATAAAACATGTGAGATGGTGGTACTGAGACTCAATATCATCCAATTATATTTTATCATTGTCcattataatttattttaatttttttacgCCAAaataataacgataaataaataaggTAATCAGGGGCGGATCTACACTAGGCTGAAGCACAATGTTAAACTTTGATAAATAAATTTTAGTTGTAATAAGAATCATTAACCTCTAGTAACACAAGTGGATGGAATGGTGTTAGATTCAGGATTTGAGAGATCAAATTCCATACCATCACAAAATCTCACTTCAGACGGACACTATCCATCTAAAGTTGTAGACGAgtcaaatatgtcaccactttcatataataagacaaacaacaagtgagATGGTGGGATTATCTTATTATGAAAGTGATGACATATTTAACATGTTTACATCTTCaaacggatatacccgtctacaATAAAACTAATTATACCAACATTCTCTGTGTTTTTCCCCAAACTTGTTCTTTTTGTTATTTATAATTTACCACTATTTAAGTAGTGCTTCATATTTTGTACTCCCTCCGcttaaatcatttatttacctttttatttattttcacaaattttttctTTGTTATTTATAATACCACTATTTaagtactccgtattttatacttcctccgtctcaatcatttatttacctctCTTACTTTTTGTAAGGCATTATTTAGTCAAATGCATATAAATAATGGTGAcggatagggatgtcaatggatcgggttcgggtcgggtgaagcTTCACCCGCATCTAGGGATGTCAATGGGGCGGGGTGGGTGCAGAGGAGGGGTAACCCGCACCCGCATCCGCGAAATATAATGCGTACCCACACCCGCCCCGCGACCCGCAGCGGGTTGAACTTTTCAAACCCGTCCCCGCTCCGCGGAGACCCGTTGACCCGCCAAATTACCTATCTTCTCACaaaacaatttttaaaaatataaatcttGAATCTAAAACATACTAGTCTCGTACTCTTGTACATCTTATACAAATAAATTTCCGCAAAATGGTCtaacatttaattaattagtacacAAGTTTTTTTTAGGgtattgctctttcacatacgcacTTTACTCTTTTACATACGCATATTACACTTTTACCTCTTCCATTTTTCAATTTTCTTTCATCCCTCGTCTCTCATATTCCATATTCCCCACCATTGCCACCACCTCCATTCCCTACCGGACCACCACCAACCCCCTATCACTAGCGATCCCACCCACCAGAGATACCGCCTGCTTACCCCAACCGCCGATAATTACAGTCGCGACTCCACCAACAAACCACCCTGGCCTTCACGCAACCCCGGTCGATCTTGATAACGTAATAATTCCCGCACGACCGCACACCATCATCTTCCCTATTTTCTCATTCATGTTAAAATTCATTAATTGAACAAAATGACAAGACAATTTGATTGAAATATCAAATTGACAAGGAATATGGACATTGTATTGGTATTTCATATAGTTGAAGAATTTGCGAAATGCGGCACTGCAATATTGCGTCAAACAAAGCAATCATATTAATTCCACTAATAAAAGCGAGAACTTCTTGCCAAGTCAGTCCAAAATAGTTAGTAAAACGCAAATTGCATGTCTTTCAACTCAGCCAAGTTAATTCTTGCGCAATGCAATTTTGTCTAATATAAAGCAAATTAATgtagtttttttttataaatcGAAGTAATAATTTGTTCAATAAGATTCATAATTGAAGAACTTGAGTGAAATTTAATTAGGATTTTTTAGGAGAGAAGGAAAAGATAAGATTAAGGTTTTTTAGTTGAGGAAAGGATAGTGTTTGGAAATATTATGAAAAAaatatatgtgaaagagtaaaagtcgtatgtgaaagagtaacacCGTTTTTTTAAACCACGAAATAGTTTGAGGATtaacgtttcttttttttttttttttttgggtttaggTTTGTTGGGTATTTGGGTGGGTAAGAACTAAGAAGTAGATTGAATTTGTCTAGGTGTATGAAAAAAATGGTTTAAACTTTTTATCCaagttataaattttatttttatataatataaatATGTCTAAGTTTATGAGTAATGCGAGTATAAGCGGAGCGGGGACATGCGAGGCGGGGCGGGCGGGGTGGTGTGAGGCAGGGTGGGTATGGGGCGGGTCTCACATGATACCCACACCCGCCCCACGACCCGCGACGAATGACACTTTTaaaacccatccccgccccacgaCCCATCAAATCATTACCCCCACCCGCCCCAAGTGGGGTGGGTGTGGGGCGAGACCCGCCAAAACCCACCCCACTGACATCCTTGCCGCATCCATCCATCACATTAAAAACCTCATTCAACCCATCCATCATCCGCGCAACTTATCATCcatcatccatccatccatcatccgcggatgaaacgggtggatcgggtgataaatgGGTGATGATTTAATTATGTTTATAAGCCTACAAAAGTATTGAATTTTATTTGATCCAAAAATATATAAGGTAAATTAGTATTAGACCAAGTACTTTAAAAATCTTGTAACTTAATGTTTGCTTGAACATAAAAAAAAAGTAAGTAAATTAGTATTGGCTAGCTTAAATTTTATATAAATACGtagtttttttttcaaaaaaggaAAAATATCGGGTGACGGATGGATGACGGGTTAGATTTAActtcatccatcatccatttatttcatccatcatccatttattttgGGTTTTTGTCCATCTATTTAAATCGGGTGGATGGATATTTAGCGCATGCGGGTGAGATTGACGTCCCTAGTGACGGAGGGAAtacatgtttaatttttttttttttactcggaCGAATGGCGTATACTAATTGCTTATATTTGGAACCACCTTAATTTTAAAAGAGTGTACTTGCTCCAACTCAATTCAACTAGCTGTGGTTGCTTCTTAAACAATCTCTCTTGATTTGTACTCCGTATAAAATAGATACCACGTTACAACCTCAATTACGCCAATCCTGATTGTTTCATTCACATTTGTACGGTTCATGTAGTCACTAGTTATCGAAGGGATTAATAGAGGGTTGAAGGGCCAACGTAAATTTTGGACCCTGTGATAACGAGTGTGGAACGGCTTAGGCAACTTTTATAAATTTTGAAGATAGGTTGGTTGTTCATACATAAGTTTTTCCAGGCTAAATCCCATGCTCAAAACAACACATAAATTATCAAATGCAGGTGAGCGACAAAACAAGAACCCTCCACCAAAACATAAAAGTCTCATACTTTGATATATTGGCATCCTATGAGAGTGAACTTAAACCTGAAAGAGTTGAGACAGCAAAATGACTGGAATTATCAGCAACTTGAGTTCTTCTGCGGCTCTGAGAGAGAATTCTTGCTAGAAAACTCTACTATCTTCCCATCAATCCTGGCGTTCCGAAAGAAATTTGCTAATTCTGTATCATCATCTTCTTTTTTCTTGTTTTCAATTGATACTCTGTTAATGGAGTGCCGCCAACAGTGGATGGGGAGGGGATTCCAGCAACCACATCTTTTCTGGCCTTTCAATGGCATCTCATATATCAACTGTGACAAACAAAACACAATCTCCTGTCACCATTTTTTTCAGTTTGACAGTAACAATGAAAAATGCAGAACAATGCATGTTAGCAGCTTAAATACAAAGCCTGCAAACtgtttattaatttatttgatttgTGAATTCAGCCAGATTTCTGAATTATACTATATCAGGGCTTCACACAATCAACAAGAATCTTCAAAATCGGCTAATAGGAACGAGATTGTCATAAAACTATGCATCTGATGACTTGTTTGATTAAAACAAATCAGTAAGTGCAATTTTAACATCTATTACGGACTATTTCATAATATTCCTCATGCATGGTTTTTTTTTACCTTCGATAATCGAAATTCAATAGTCTCAAGTGTCTAACCAAATGTGTAATGCAAGAACGGAAGTCGAAGCAAGGAACTGAACTATAAATCACAAGACAGAAAGAAAGTAGTGAAGACTGCTCATGAGCCGTAATTAAACATAGACTCTAATTTGTAGCTAACCAGCTAAATAACCCTTCGAAAAATAAAGCAATCCGCTTTAATGAAGTTACTAAGTTAGTGTCATAGATTCAGCAAATCAAAAGCTGTATAAGTAAGACATATGCAAGTTTCTTCCATCCACATTTGGTGCATATACTACAGTATTTGGAACTTAAATTAACATCATGTTTATTCTCTAACATTTTTGTCCAAATCCAAGCGATTGACAATTATTCATGGGCTAATGAACAGTTGAACACAATCCACAGTTTGCAAGATCATACAATCATACTCCGTATCAGACTCTTTAACAGCACTCAGAAGTCGAATCAAGGACCTGAACTATAAATCACAAGGCAGGCAGAAAGGAATGAAGATTGCACGTGAGCCTTTACTAAATACAGACTCTAAATTGAAGCTTGAGTAACCCTTTAAAAATATAAAGCAATCCGTTCTAATGAAGATAGTGTCACAGTTTTAGCAAATCCTAAGCTGAATAAGCAAGACATACACCAACTTTCTTCCATCTACATACACATTACACAGCCATACGCATGATATAATTGCCAATTAAAACAAATCGAACCACCAAAACAAAGATGCACAAAGCGACATGTAGAAGAATGAACATATACCTCAAGCGACTTCCAGATCTGATCATGGCTGTTATAAATTGTTATAGTTTCTAAACAAGGAGCAAGCCATAAGAGACCTTCGATAAAACTGACAGGTGTACGCTTCTTAAAGGATGCACGAATCTCTACAGTTAAATGTTTCACACCAGAGAGAGGAGGCCGAGTCTTCATCCTTACACTTTGTGGAACTATAAGATCCTATGTTAACAGCAACAACAGTAAACACGTCATCACGAAATAAATATCACAAACAATCTAATACAACATTACCATAGTGGCTTAAATGCTACACATCTATGAAGAATAGAGGGGTTGAATATATGCAAATTGAGTCAAGAATTGCATAAAAACAAAGTTACTTCATGAAAGAAGATGCACAAACAGCTTAACAACTCCGTAAGTTTCATTATTATTGATTATTTCCAATACAAAGCAGGCAAATCTTTTGACAACAATATTCCAATGCCGCAAAGCCTCCTACGTGTGGTGGGGTGGCAGGGTCGGATGTGTAAAACTTTATTACTTTGGATGTTTTGTGATATAAAAAGATGGCTTTGTTAATGTAACAATGTATCATACAGCGGCGTTCTACTTCACTGATGCAAGAATGAAGCATAGAGACTCTAGAAAGCCATTTGCTTTACTCCATATTCGTAAGCCGGAAGTTAGAGTCTCTTTGACTCATTATAATCGAATATAATTTGATAGCACTGTAATGAAAATGCAATGCAGAGGAAGAAAACATATTAAAGAGACAAAGTAGGTTCTTGAAGTACCTTTACAAAGCCAACACAAATTACCAAACGTTCACAATGACGGAACTTTGCAAAGAACTTAACAAGGCGTGCATACCACTTGTCAGTTTTATCTTCAAGCTCTAACCAAATGGAAGCCTCCTTCAACCTTGGTGTCAAACCTCTAAGCGGTAATTCTATAGGTTTATCATCCTCAAAGTAAAAATACTTGAGATTTGGAGCATTAATTGTAGCTTTCAGAATCCATTCACATCGTATAAGCTCCAAATGAACTAAACGAGGGCTCGAAATATCAATGAACCGCAAGCAATCGCAGTAATACAAGTGTAACTCCTCAAGAGCCGGAAGATCTCCAAGAAGAAAATGCAAGTCCATATCGTCTAGAGCAGCACCAACAGCTTTGAACTTTTTCAAATTCGTGCAATCGATTAATTCAAAGTCACAATACCCTTCATTATCACAAAGATCTTCGCACTCATAAGTCAGCTCTATCAGACTAGGAGCTTCAATTTCAATTCCTAACCGTTTAGCATAACGGTACTTAATCTTGGCCTTCTTGAGTTTAGTAAGACCCGATATTTCAAGCTGATGCAAGTCATAGCAAGTATCGCAATTGAAATCCTCGAGATTACGGCAATTAGCAAGTAAATTAGCCATCGCTTCGTCAGTAATAAATACATATGTAAGAGACAAATAACACAATGAAGGCAGGCTTATATCAATCAAAGAAGATTCATTCACTTCACAGTTAATCAATGTTAACTTAGTGATCAAATTGGAGCTCAAAACAGTCTTAGGTAAACTATACCTAATCTCCTCGTATGAGTCAAATCCCAGTTGAAGTTCGAACTCTTGAAGTCGATACCCAAAAGCACAATCAACCCAATTATCGACTCGAGATTTTAACTGAGGCACAAAACCAGGCACATAAAGCTTAAGCTTTTCAAGCATCAAAATGGAGACAAAAGCTCGATCGAGAAAGTTGTAAAATAATTCCCTGATTGTAAGAACGTCGTCATTGTCACGTCGGCCAAAATATTTATTGACAGCAAGTGATCTAGGAAGCATAAGCCATCTAAAATCTAAGATAGGCAGTTGAGTCCATAATGCACGCCAAGTGTTTGATAAAATGCCAGTTCGAACAGCATCTTTTGTTGGTAGAAATGAGAGTATGTGTGCCCTAATGGGATCTGGTAAACTGGATAATCTATCAACACCATTGTCTAATTTAAGCTTCTTTACCATTTCCATGGTGATCTTGTCGGTGGAATTGTGGTGAGTTTTTTTTGTTAAAAGAATTGTGGTGAGTTAGAAATTGGGGGAAGTTGGAAGTGCAAAACCCTAATTAAGATCTCATGGAATATTTGATACGGAGTGGAGTCCAACTGTCCAAGTACTTATAACTTCTCGAAATTTAAATAAACCCGCCAAATTGGAAGTTAGCGCCACATTTATCTttgttttttttgggttttttttgatAACTGCTACCATAAGTAAACTAATTTTTGAGAACTGCTATTAAGGTAATAAAAGTTTAAAAAATGCTACCATAATTCTTGCTTTGTTAAAAATTCAGTACCAATTCATTAAACGGGCCTACTTGAATCAATCTAAGTCATTCATTTCAAATGTTTAGTTTAAGTTATATTTTTCATACCTATTATACCCTTCCTCCATCTTTATAACATACCCTCTTCTTCACTTCCTTACACTTTAATTACTTCAACAGTTCAACTCCATTAATTCTTCTTCAATTTCTCATTTATTCTTCCCTAATTCTTATTTCCCCAATTGAAGCTATTCATTGAATCTTTCTCTTTGAATCTATTATCAGGTAACAATTcctttcaattcattcattctctTTCCTTCTACTCCATTAATTATTACTTTTAAATCTCGTTCTGAAATTAGGGTTTTCCAAAATCTGGGTTTATTTGAATCTTGCAGCAGCAACAATGTTTAGGGCTTCCTATTCTGAGTCCAATTACAGGGATGTTAAGTGTAGATGTGGGGTTACAGTAGCCTTATTGAAGTCATGGACACAAGAGAACCCTGGAAGAAGATTCATTAAGTGCAAGTCTTCAAACCCTAATTCAACTCATGGATGTGGGTATTTTAGATGGTATGATGAAGAACAAATAGGGTGGCAAAGAAACACAATTAATCAGTTGATATTGGAGAAGAAGGTACTAGAATGTGATTTGATGATGATCAAGTGGGAGAATGCACACTTGTTGGAGCAGAATAAGAAGCTCAAGGAAGCCACTGCCATTCTTAGGCAAATTAAGGCATATGATGATGAGGTTGTTGTTAATTGAAACAACAATATGAAGAGCAGTAGAACACTGTTGAAAtggatttttgttgttgtttgccTTTTAGTAGTTTTATTTAGCCTTCTATTGAAATTGTAAACTTGTCAGTTAGATAGCTTCTAAGGCATATGTTAGTTTATAGGTTTAGCAGTTCAAATGAAATCATTTGAGCAATTTTCTAATGTAAAATGAAAAACCTATAAATAAAGGAGGGTTGCATTTTCTGTTCAAATGTTGTTAAAAATAGACATGTTgattcaattttcttcttcttttgatTTCCTTGTTCAAGTAACAATAAACTGGAAAAGCTTTTGGAAAAGAGACAATTAAACCAAGTAACATTGAAATAGATTGTTAAATTGTCTTACAAACCCATGATGAAATAAGCACTTAATTGTTTGACataattgttcaacaaaaaccaaaacataaCTAAAAGCATTACAAGTCCATCATCAGTCCTCAAAAGCTAGCTTCCTCTTTGAATTTGCAGCAGGTGCTCCATGATTAGCACTAGCTTGATTCTCTTGGACACTTGGTTGCTGGCTAAATGAAGGGCCAGATAATGCATCCACCACTGCAGCATCTTGTAGCTTCTTTGCCTTTCTTCTTGCAACACCATCCCTTACCTTGGCACTCCAGGCTGATTTACTCATCCCTCTTGTTGCTGTCACCTTCTCCTTTTCTTGACTCATTGGAGGGTTCTTACAAGTCTTCATATTATGGCCATTCAAGCCACACTTGCCACAAGTTTTAATCTGCCTCATTTTTTTAGGCTGTCCACTAGTTCCCTCTCCTACCTCTCTTCTCCTCTTTTTTAGCTTAGGTCTGCCAGACAgcttcttgaatggtggtggtGTAGGAGATGTGAGCCCAACTTTCTCCCAGACTTCATATCCAGGCATGGCTGCTATgggatgtaatactccgtatttataagtcttggggtactctatcgagtagg
Protein-coding sequences here:
- the LOC141616831 gene encoding putative F-box/FBD/LRR-repeat protein At2g05300, which produces MEMVKKLKLDNGVDRLSSLPDPIRAHILSFLPTKDAVRTGILSNTWRALWTQLPILDFRWLMLPRSLAVNKYFGRRDNDDVLTIRELFYNFLDRAFVSILMLEKLKLYVPGFVPQLKSRVDNWVDCAFGYRLQEFELQLGFDSYEEIRYSLPKTVLSSNLITKLTLINCEVNESSLIDISLPSLCYLSLTYVFITDEAMANLLANCRNLEDFNCDTCYDLHQLEISGLTKLKKAKIKYRYAKRLGIEIEAPSLIELTYECEDLCDNEGYCDFELIDCTNLKKFKAVGAALDDMDLHFLLGDLPALEELHLYYCDCLRFIDISSPRLVHLELIRCEWILKATINAPNLKYFYFEDDKPIELPLRGLTPRLKEASIWLELEDKTDKWYARLVKFFAKFRHCERLVICVGFVKDLIVPQSVRMKTRPPLSGVKHLTVEIRASFKKRTPVSFIEGLLWLAPCLETITIYNSHDQIWKSLELIYEMPLKGQKRCGCWNPLPIHCWRHSINRVSIENKKKEDDDTELANFFRNARIDGKIVEFSSKNSLSEPQKNSSC